Genomic DNA from Scomber scombrus chromosome 21, fScoSco1.1, whole genome shotgun sequence:
AAGCAATCTACTACTACAACCTCTAAGATGAACAGTTTGCAGATTCTGGAAGAAGGGATGGATTAGCACACAGATTTAGCAGAAATGTGATGTAGCGGCGATTAATGTAAACGCATCGATCGGGCCTCCTCACCTATGTCCTTTCCATTCAGAGCACCCTCACTGTCACAGTCTTCTGTAGGGTGGCAagcaggaagagaagacagggtAAGAGGAGGGAGGTGAGGTTGAAGTTGAGGATACAGTAACTATCAGGGCGAGAAGGGAGGTTTTTGTGGGTATATATGCAACTGTAAAGGGGAAAAGGGGTTAATTGCAGGGGTGAAAGGTGCGCcagaatctgtgtttttgtgtttcaggttGGATGCTATCAATGAAAGCATGCTTTATGAAGGACAGGAATGAGAGATGATTTCTAATATGAGGGTTTATCCACATACCTCTCTCAGTCCGATCATCTGAGGTTGGCAATGCAAGGaatgacatacagtatcacTGTAGAGACGGAGAATATTACAACCACTGTTCTTCTAATGTACCGTTTTTCAGATTCACCATAGAAACTGTTCAGGACTTTCAACTAGTTTTGTAAATTCCACATCTTAAATTGTATCTAGTTTTAGAAATACATATAATGTAttagtttctctttctctcctctcttttatatatatttgcataattAACTTCTACATGGATTCACAGTGTTTGGGAGTTTAGTATTTATACAGATAGATACATGAAAACAACCGACTTCAGCACCATCTGCTTTTTTTCGAACCTTTTTGCTGCATTTCACTTTTAGGAATTAGATTAGGAAATTAAACTATGGATTATGgaaaataaagaggagagagagacggtGTGGTGACATACAACGAAGATCTGCTGCCAGAATCAAACCACGGACGCTGCATGTGGCCTGCCCCTTATCCAGTAGGCTAGCAGGGCACACCGGATTACATATTTTGTATAGAGATTTAACCTTAGATCccctgttttgttttcataatcTCTTTTTCTGTATCTCCTTGGCTAGATTGGATTTGACCTGCAATATAAGCATTATTTGGCCCTCTAAGCCTCTTGTACATTTATGGTTATATATGGGAGGCAATTTTTGATTACCGAGGTAAAACAAGGCTTACATGTATCGACTTTGGGGGACACAGGAACAGGGTAGGAACCCATTTTCATCCTGTATCTCAACCgcctgagaaagaaaaaaatgaaagaaaaaagacaaaggtttatttttgatttgaaaaggGCAACCATTACCAAAAAGATGGAGTTGTAGTAACAAGTGATACACTCTAAAGTgataaaaacaattttaaataccttttttaaaacttgttaaatcaataaattataATTCTAAACTAAACTTTAAGTAATTATTATCTATATGTTATCATTTACCTCAAAGTTTTGCATGTTTGGTGTCTGCAACCATGTCTTACAATGACAGAAATGCTGAAATACTTTAATTCTCCTCAAATGTTACAGCAGAAATGATGCAGtacctctcctgaaactgtatGGAGGGGACGAGGGCAGCACGCAGGTTGCAATCGGCCACCCTCTTGGCCTGCCACCAGGTGGCGTCTTCCTGGCTTACCACCTGAAGAATGTCCCCCCTTTTGAAAGGAAGTCCTGCCTCTTGACATGGAGTGGCCTTATCTTCAAAAGGTGTGTAGTCAAACAAAGCTCTAAGGTAGACCTGGAAGGAGAAGGAATATTATGTTAGCGCGGAATTAATCCATTCATTAATTAAAGCCAGCAGCCACTTAGCTGTTTCCTCCATTTGCAGTATTTATGCTAAGCCAAGCTAAATTGGGTGTAGCTTCCTCAATGTAGACATATGGAGGTgttatcaatcttctcatttaaatcCTCACCAAAAAAAGCGTATTTTCACAAATATCAaacaattcattatttaaacgtatcaaaatataaatgattctGTTCCCAATAATATTATCCATGAGTGTCAAagtttttatttagaaaattattaaaaacatcaactAATTAAATAGGCATCGTCACAGCCTTTGTGGAAGTATTAAGTGGGTATTGCATCAGACTTTGAGGCAGaaagttaaaagaaatgaagaaatgcGTCCTCACCCTGCTTTCCTTCAGTTTGTCGTCTTCTACAACAGCTGGGATGATTTTCAGAGTGATGGAGCCTTGTGACTGGGACTGATCAAAAACAGCAGAACTATTATCTCCAGTATTCATCATTTAACAACAACAGTAACTGAACTTATATGATTGTACATTAAATACGTCTGTTACCAGAATCTGACTAATTTCATCTGGCCTTTTGTGGGTTATCAGGTTTCCATTAACCTCCCGAAGCTCATCTCCAACATGCACCAGacctggaaacacaaacagtctATTGAAATCAAGTCTACTAGCCAAGGAAAATAAAGCATAGGAATATTGCGGTATGTGTTTTCAAAGTGCGAGACTCAACTgttaacaacaacacaaaaaaaacacaacacgaCTTTCCGTTGGCATAAAGTCGATaacatcaccatggcaacagccaGGAACGACCCTTGTTTGTAATCTCAAAATATGCAATCTTGTGGCACTAATCTGAAGGATTTGATCTCTGGTGACAGTTCATGGGGTTACACAACATAATCTCCTCACTTCTCTGTCAGTGTATTAGTAGTGATAAGAAAGTCCTGTTGACAGAAAGTTCACACTGAACATCTAAGAGGAAGAAGAGCTGTCAGATTCATTTCATATGTCACTTTACTGCAGATGGGTTTATCATAGTGATAATAGAGTTTGAGCACATGTGCATCATAATGTGTGAACTCTGTTGCTCTCACCACTGCGGTCAGCTGCCCCTCCCCTCATGATTCTGGCCACGATAACAGCTCCTGTCGCCTCGTCTCTCCGAATAGTTGCACCCTGGTGGAAGAGACCAATCAATAAAGCAAATGTCTACTCTTAGCTGACCTGATAGAATACTCTGGTTAACAGATAATAGCTTCTCCCTGTGTGCAGGTTAATGGCTTTTGCTGGAAAAATTACTATCAGTTGACAGAACTCTTGTGTAGGGCTGtgactaacgattattttcatgacCAATCAATCTGCTGAtcattttcttcacttttttcatCTATAATCAATCATGTCATCTATCATGTACAACACAGAAAACGTTAACattctcacatttcagaagcttcaaccagcaaatatttggcattttgcaCAGAATAGTtggcaattcattttctgttgattgagaAATGGTTACAGCTCTACCCTTGTGTGAGAGGAGTGATGATTGATCATTGGAGAGCGCTTCTGCTGTTTAAAGAGatagtttgtattttttgaaaTGGGGTTGTATGAAGTACTCCGCTAATTAGCAGTCATCTAAAAAAATCATTAACAGcttacatttctcttttgttcttcAGCACACTCAAACACAGTACTTCTGAGTTTAGACATTAGACATATCCTGGAGcatggattttgttttttttccacacagagACGCACACTTCTACCCGAGAGCTCTCTAAATCAGCTCTCACTGTTGCTCACACTAAATGAGTTTTAAAGCCTCACTTGAGGGCGAGGTGAAAATTGTAGTTGATGCCCTTATTTTTGTCTGGCGGCTCTCACCAGGGGCTCTTTGTTCTTTACCAGGCGGACAATCTTCACTGACTCCTCATCCATGTCGTAGTCCAGATCCTCCGGCAGCGGCGGCAGCACGGGGTCGAAGTTCTTTTGGGCCACTGTATCGTGGGCTGACAGCACAGCCTGCATGAGCAATTTGAATAaagatacaaacacactcacatagatAAGACAACATCAGAACaccatagagagagagagagagagagagagagagagagagagagagagagagagagagagagagagagagagagagagagagagagagagagagagagagagagagagagagagagagagaccgaggGAAAACACAGCTGACTGCTTTTGCTAATGACTGTTCCCGCTTCCGTCATCTCTTCCCACTCCCCAGAAAGCCAATAAATTGACCAAAATCATTTGATAAGAGTAATTACAGAGTCTTGTCTGTGTCTGAGGGCCGAGGAAAGGGGCAAAGACAGACAGCTCTGACACTGGTGTTATGTAATACATGTTCAACTTAGAGGGAAAATCAGAGCAGCTCAGGGTGAAAGCAGTCAGAGGCAGCAAAATTAAAGAGATCAGGCCTCAGAGGGAAGGGGAGACTGTCTAGGCTGACAGAAAAGAGGCGCTGATGAGCACTCATCAatttctgtaaatgtgtgtgtgtaccttgagGTGAGGGGTGCTCAGCAGGAGAAGCAGTTCTCTCTCATCATCCTCCAGTGGTCCATTCTGAAGCTCTTCTGCCAGCTGACAATTTCAGAAAATTAAACTAactaattaaaatgtctttgttggATCATGATAAACGTTTACTGGTACTTGGAagttattacaatattattAATCCAATATTCTGATTAAAACTAGGTATTGGAATATTGAAGACAGATTGCACCTACATCCTCTGCCAGACAGGAGGCGCTGTGCAGAACTGGATTTGGGCTCTGTTTCTCGTACTGCTTCAATTTCTCGTGAATCTGCAATGTTACAGGTTTAAttaacacacaggcacacacaaaaaaattattaatttaCATGAAACCGAGCAGCCAGAAAGCCGGTTTTCCAAAAAACAGTTTTACTTCTTGTAGAAAATATTGGGAACTTTATCAATGAATATATACAGACATGTATTATGCTTATATCAACTTCTGGTGAGACAGTCGGATGATGTTGCATTCATGAGCAATTTGCACATAAAAATCCACTTTGCAGCAGCTTGTTTGATATTGATAGATATTTCCACTCTGCCCACTGAGTGCCATcttgtttatttaatgaatagctaatgcaaaaaaaaacactagacTAGATGTTCCtttataaacatgatttttttttgcagctacTGAGACACTCTCTGCATTTACTGTACCTTCATGAGGTAACCAAGGCTTTTTTCACTAAAGACATCTTTGAGGAAGACTAGGTCGTCCTTATAGTTGGCATCAGGGTGGAGCTGAGAGGTGAGCAGGGCCAGGGTCTCATGCAGCCCTATATGGATCATACAGACCAAGATTCACCACCCACTGTCTATCACAAACTAAAAGAAATCCACAGGTAATGactggaaaacaaaacatcccTTTTTCATATTTACTTGAACATGAAATATGTGCTTTCTAGCTTGTTTGGGGATTATAAAAAAGGACAATCAACAACCAAATAAACTTAGATCTATGGATTGGcctttgtttcttttaactAACACTAATGGCATTACATTTTGATCTGAATTGAACAAAAGGGGATAAAAGATCTGAAATTTGGATCTGACATTTGAAAAGTCCAACTGTTGCCACCAAATAAAAGGCCTGAAATCCAACACATTTCCTATTTGCAGTATACATTATATGGTTATGTTTATTACCTGCCTGCCTTGCATTTACAAACTCTGTAATTTACAGGAAGATTCTGAACATCTGTTATGTATATGGGTATTAAAATACATGCATTATTTATAGGGATATAAAATGCATCAGAGAGCATGAGCAAGCAGCTTGAACATATGTTTGGCTGTACCTGTGTTTGCAGACACGATGGGCATGGCTTCAATCATCCACAGGAGGCAGGAGGGTGCagaaggggtggggggtgtggggagagaaagagggaaggagggaaaaacaaAGGCGGTGGGTGTTCTCCGCTGGCCTCCTCTGTTCTGGCTCCTCACGTATGGCCAAGGTGTAAAATCAAAGTCACAACTGCAAAATTAAAACAAGAAGACAAAACAGATGGTGACTCCATATAAGGGAGGAGACATAGACTGCCTAATCCAGGATTTCCTCACAAAATTCAAAATCATGAGATTAGTCTAAAATTATTCACGCTTGAAAAAAGTGCCTCTTCATTTGCAGTAGAAGATTTGGAAGtaatattttaaaactgtgtaaaaataacaataaaaacaagagttTGTCCTCTTAGTGCTGTTGATGGACACTTAGTAAAGCTTAGTAAAGTATATTTTCTCATCTAAattgaatatgaaaatacattttgaaatgtccATTGACCAGCTTTGCTTTGACAGTGATGAATGAACCATTACTGTGCCAGAGTTTCTAATTAATTAAAAGCTGCTCTCATTACGCAGGCAAAAAGCACCAGTTTGATTGTAAACTGCGTGACACGGAGAAAAGTAAGGTCAGATAATACTGACCCCTTTTGTCTAATAAGGCCCCTCATCTTTTTTGTTCCCATGGCAACGCTATAGTGGCAATGATTCGCTCTGTGTGCAGATTAATTAAATGCTATTTGATTTGTTCCATATTGGTAACTTCACTAATTCAGCATTGTCTCCGAGGGAAGATGaagtgtgtctaaacttttgGCTGGTGCTGTACGTGCAGAATTTAACATTaggaggctgttttcacatttatctgctcaGTTTAGACCGTATAACTACAagtatgatttgtgacatcacaagtaGTTTGGAGCCAGTCATGGTCCACTATTCAATTTACACAAATGTGCATCCGGTGCACGATCACTGAGAATGAACTCTTATTATCCAAAGTAGAGTTTTATAGTTACAGCATACAAGATTTCTGGAGGGAATCTTTAAGTAAAATCTACCCAAAAACCAAAAGTTAGCAAaggtaaaatgaaaacaaaaggctCTTTTAGTTTGTATTTCTTGGGTACCTTCTTTATATCttagtgacatttttttttattccgaGACATGACGCCTGCATCCAGACATTTCCAGCACCGTTTGACAGAATAAAGCTTTCAGACAACTCTTCAAAGgtgaaacatttttgtgttggttGATAAGAGCAGCAAAGAGACCAAGACACTACAGTGGGCCAGGATTCAATGCAGCCACCTTTTTCCTGCTGCAGACAGCTGTTGCATCTTTATGGGCCTGTATTTAGGCAAAATATGCTAAATGGCAGTTTATATTCTCAGCAGCTGGAAAGGCTACTCCATGCAAAACATAAACTACTAATTAAAAAGACTATTTTGAAGTAGCTgggcaaacaaaaacaaaaaaattacaaacattATGTTTACCCTTTTTTGTCACTGGTGTGACAGTCCATCAGGAGTATaatgtatgaaaaataaaagttttactGTGGAAGCAGCATTTCATTTGAATTACAAACTACAAAACAATACTGCAGCTTTTTTGTGACAATTTCCAAAGCAGGCAAATCAGCTCAGCTCATTGTTAGACAtccactgcaaacacacacttgacaGCCATAAACAGCACCTGTTCAGCATATTGGCAAACAGCAAGCTGACAAGCCCTCGTCAAATGTATTTACGAGACAAATGATTGAAGACATCCATCAACTTTATGAATTTTCCTTGTTCTTGCTTGTTATTTATACAGAATTCAATCATACCGAAAATGGTTTGTCTCAGCAGAATTCCTCCTTTTGTATCCCAGAGTTGTTGAAAACAATTCCTACTTCGCTGTTTTTTTATAAACTTCTGTCACTTTCATCAAAACAATGAGTTACTTTTGTCTCATggtaattaaaaactaaactttcCCCTAGTGGGCTGATAATGTTTACTGACTgccaaagaaaaacacaaaagacaagCTGGCATCCTTCCAAATTGACAATTAGaataaacaaaagcacaaatatataagtgcatctgtatttatatttatttatttattactgccATTATTATACTCTCTATTTTTTACCCATAGTGTATTTTATCTGTTTCATCGTTTGCtggtttatgtttatgtttattgtctgtgctatttttatgtttattagcCACAGAATCACACAATTCCGttgtactgctgtgcaatgacaataaaggcactGAATTGAACATCTTTGTTGAGATGGTAACTTGTGTTCATAAAGCCCAGGATGCTGccatataaaatgtttaagaCAAATAACTGTAATTGCGCCTTAGATTGCTGAGCAGTGTTGCCAAAGCAACCTATGAACCGCTCTGCAATGTGCTATTCCACATTAGCCACATCACATGCCATATTTATAGTCAGGGCTGCTAACTCAGGCATTGACAGTGAGACTCACGCGCTCACACTCTCCACGTGCTCACAAGCCAAAAATCCATTTTCTTCAGTGAAAAACCAATTCATTACTGATAACGCTGGAGCATGAAAAAAGGATACTGACAGCGCATGGACagacaagacagagcagcacagcacaACAGCAGGAAAGCGAAAAATACACATGAATCAAAATCAAATTCACTTACTCCATACAGCTAACTGGAGAATGAAATCACGTTTCATATTATagtagttttttctttctcctacaAACTCCCAGATTATATAAAGCACCTGTTAGCCTATCCTCACTCTTTTGGGTCcagtcctctgtctctgttgtgGCTGGTTGTATTTGGTGATACAAGCATGTAGTTAAAGTGATCACTTAATATGCACAAGGTAGCCTTTTTTATACTGCATACTTAATTGACTGCCTTCTGTTCTAGCTTTGATCTGACGTGATGGCTGAGTGTATTGTGTATTGGAACTCCACTGTGGTCCTGCCCACCTTTTTGAGTGATCCTGTGTGTTAATGTCTCATACCAGAGGATCTCATACCAGGTGTAGGATCATGAcatcaaaatgtatcattttagTATGCAGCACAGTGAGCTCTGTTAATTCCTGTTCTCATTTTGTAGGTTCAGGTGCAGTTTTGCTCCTTATTGTTTTGCTTAGCCTTCTGGTGGGTTTTGCTTGATTGTCATTCTTGTGCCTGAGTTGTTTGTGATTCTTTTCATATTAGTTATCTTTCTTTCAGCTAAGCATATGCCATATTGTTTGGAGGCTGGGCACCTATGGTGAGGTCCCTGCACTTTATGCATGTGAGTAATGTGAGCACTGGGACACGAATGACGATTGCACCATTTTGCTGTGAGGACTGCTGTGTTGCACTTGAGATGAGTAAGCACCTCTGGGCATACCTCAGTGTAAAGTCTGTCTCTCCACAAGTGGCTTCAGCTCAGTTTCCACAGTCTTGCTTAGTTTATATTGGACTGGTAGTTTGAGatacttaatattttgattttaaatcaAGGCCTTTTTAGCAATTACTGCAATAAAACACTATCTTTATTCCCCTTATTGGTATCAGTAGCTTTCACTTGGCTATTAATATTCTCTAACCCCAGCAGTTCTGTCCCTgccaattttattattttcattatttcaataaaatatttgattcaTTCTGAAAACACATCTGTCTTTGTGTCAGTAACAAGTCTGTGTGCTTTTCcatcacatttcaaaacaatAGCCAAAGTTCTTGAGACAAGTGCAAACAACtattttccccaaaatgtcaactAATTTCCTTCAATGAACTTCGA
This window encodes:
- the LOC134003255 gene encoding MAGUK p55 subfamily member 3-like, translating into MIEAMPIVSANTGLHETLALLTSQLHPDANYKDDLVFLKDVFSEKSLGYLMKIHEKLKQYEKQSPNPVLHSASCLAEDLAEELQNGPLEDDERELLLLLSTPHLKAVLSAHDTVAQKNFDPVLPPLPEDLDYDMDEESVKIVRLVKNKEPLGATIRRDEATGAVIVARIMRGGAADRSGLVHVGDELREVNGNLITHKRPDEISQILSQSQGSITLKIIPAVVEDDKLKESRVYLRALFDYTPFEDKATPCQEAGLPFKRGDILQVVSQEDATWWQAKRVADCNLRAALVPSIQFQERRLRYRMKMGSYPVPVSPKVDTYDRTEREDCDSEGALNGKDIASLRRSFRHKKDRQAGEPHNPDANHTDFLIYEEVTQYLPRPGERPRLIVMIGSLGARISELKQKVITENPRHSGLAVPHTTRARKCHEREGVEYHFITKAAFEADIQNGKLIEYGEYKDNLYGTSLESIHRILDQNKVCLVDVQPEAVKTLRTAEFKPYVIFVRPCIFDSQRKRLGSSSSLSTGITDDDLEEMKQSAERMDECYGHWVDYVLVKEDPASALAELQVVLERVQTEPQWVPVSWVRT